The Fuscovulum sp. sequence GGCCATGAGAAAAGCGCGTATGTGGAGTGTGATCCCGGGCCTGAGCCGCTTTGTCGGCCGTGGCTGGACCGATGCCGCCGTGGAAGAAGACGAGCGCAAGGCCGCGCGGGCCGAACCGCCCATGCCCCGCACGCCCACAGCGGAAGAAATCCCGCAACTGCCGACGGTCGGCACCCGCCGCAAGCCGCGCGGGCAGGCGGCGACCCCGCGGGTGGAACCTGCGCCGATGGCCACAGGCAAGAACGTACTTGCGTCGCTGGACATCTATACAGAGCATTTCGGGCTGACCGCGCAGCCCTTTTCCCTGACACCTGACCCCGATTTCCTGTTCTGGTCGCCTGCGCACAAGCGGGCCTATGCCATGCTGGAATACGGGGTGATGACCCATGCGCCCATCACGTTGATCACGGGTGAGGTAGGTGCGGGAAAGACCACGCTTTTGCAGCATCTGCTGCGGTCGCTGGTGCCGGAAGTGCGGGTCGGGCTGGTATCGAACCCCATCGGATCGCGCGAGGAATTGCTGCGTTGGGTGCTGATGTCGCTGGATCTGCCAGCGGTGCCCGAAGATACCTATGTCGACCTGTTTTCGCGGTTCCAGACTTTCGTGATCAGCGAGTATGCCGCCGGTCACCGGGTCATCCTGATCTTTGACGAGGCGCAGAACCTGGACCGGGCCGCGCTGGAAGAGCTGCGGATGTTCACCAACATCAACACCGGGCGCGACGTTCTGTTGCAACTGGTGCTGGTGGGGCAGCCAGAGTTGCGCGATATCGTGGGCCGCAAGGACATGCGCCAGTTCGCCCAGCGGGTGGCGGCCCTGTT is a genomic window containing:
- a CDS encoding AAA family ATPase, producing the protein MWSVIPGLSRFVGRGWTDAAVEEDERKAARAEPPMPRTPTAEEIPQLPTVGTRRKPRGQAATPRVEPAPMATGKNVLASLDIYTEHFGLTAQPFSLTPDPDFLFWSPAHKRAYAMLEYGVMTHAPITLITGEVGAGKTTLLQHLLRSLVPEVRVGLVSNPIGSREELLRWVLMSLDLPAVPEDTYVDLFSRFQTFVISEYAAGHRVILIFDEAQNLDRAALEELRMFTNINTGRDVLLQLVLVGQPELRDIVGRKDMRQFAQRVAALFHLPAMDLPTMRDYIQHRLKVAGRTRRLFTADAVTLIHEKTGGVPRMVNRLCDLALVYAFTAGRKSVDPAIINDVLQDGAFFPVDTDDPKGAQ